CCGTGTATTGCCCTCACGTTCTACAACCTCTCCAGCTACGTGCGCTACATCCGCTCCAACACCATCTCGCAGCTCTCGGCCGACTACGTGCAAACCCAGCTTGCCTACGGCGCGACGCGTTCCAGTATTCTGTTTCGGCACGTTCTGAAAAACGTGCTGCTGCCGGTGATCACCCTGTTCGGCCTGTCGTTCGGAGAGCTGATTGTGGGGGCCTATGTGACGGAAAGCGTCTTCTCCTGGCCGGGGATGGGGCTGCTCGGGATCCAGTCGATCGCCTCGCTGGATTACCCGCTGATTATGGCGATCATCATGCTCTCGTCGATGATGCTGATCGTCGGAAACCTGATCGCCGACGTGCTTTATCGCTTCGCCGATCCCCGCATTCGTACGCTGAGGTAACCCGGATGAGCAGACGCTGGCAGCAGGTTCGTCACCAGCTGCGCCGCAACCGTCCGGCGCAGTTCTCTCTGTTTGTGCTTTTTATTTTCGTCGCCGCCGCGCTCTGTGCGGGGTTAAGCCCGTACGATCCAGATCGGATGGCGCTCGGCGCGCGCACGTTGCCGCCGGATGCCGCGCACTGGTTTGGCACCGACGAATACGGCCGCGACTACTTTACCCGCGCGCTGTATGGCGGCCAGATCTCCCTGATGGTCGGTTTTCTCGCCATGCTCTTTTCCACGCTTATCGGCACGGTGGTGGGAACGGTGAGCGGCTATTTTGGCGGCTGGCTGGATAACCTGATGATGCGCGCCGTGGATATCCTGATGGCCATTCCGGCCTTCTTCCTGCTGCTGGTAGTGAATGCTTACCTCAAGCCGGGCGTGGATAACATCATTCTGATTATCAGCCTGCTGACGTGGATGAACATGTCGCGTCTGGTGCGTGCTGAAACCCTGTCGGTGAAAGAGCGCGAGTACGTGCTTTATGCCCGCGCGTCGGGAGAGCATCCGCTGCGCATCATCGTGCGCCACATTATTCCCGGCGTGCTGCCGACCATTATCGTGGCGGCCACGCTCAATATCGCCTCGGCCATTCTGATGGAGTCAACCCTCAGCTTCTTAGGGCTGGGCGTGCAGGCGCCCGCGGCGTCATGGGGAAGCATGCTTAACAACGCGCAGTCTTATATTGGCGAAGCGTCGTGGCTGGCGATGTTCCCCGGCATTCTGATCCTGCTGACGGTGTTCAGCTTTAACGTGCTGGGCGATGTATTCCGTACCGCCTTTGAGCCGGGAGCGAATCGCGATGAATAACCTATTAGCGCTTGAGAACCTGCAAACCACGTTCCGCACCCGCGAGGGCGAGGTTCACGCGGTGCGCGGCGTGAGCTTTCAGGTTCAGCCGGGCGAACTTGTCGGCATCGTCGGCGAGTCGGGCTGCGGGAAAAGCGTCACCTGCAAGTCGATTATCCAGCTTCTGGGGAGCAACGGACGGATAACCGGCGGCAGCATCCGCTTCCAGAATGAGGATCTGGCGCAGAAAACGCCCGCGCAGATGCGCGCCATTCGCGGCAACGAGATCGCGATGATTTTTCAGGATCCGATGACCGCCCTGAATCCGGTGCTGACCATCGGCAAGCAGATGGCTGAGATCCTGATGCGCAATAAAGGGCTCAGCAAAAAAGCGGCCAAAGCGGCGGCCATCGCCATGCTGGAACAGGTAGGCATTGCCGGGGCGGAACGGCGATACGACCAGTATCCCCACGAGTTCAGCGGCGGGATGCGCCAGCGGGTGATGATCGCCATTGCGCTCTCCTGCAACCCGAAGCTTCTTATTGCTGATGAGCCGACCACCGCGCTGGACGTGACCATTCAGGCGCAGATCCTGCGCCTGCTGAAAAGTCTGCAACAGCAGACCCGGACCGCGATTTTGCTGATCACTCACGATCTCGGCGTCGTGGCGCAGGTCTGCAGCCGCGTGGTGGTGATGTACGGCG
This region of Enterobacter asburiae genomic DNA includes:
- a CDS encoding ABC transporter permease, whose amino-acid sequence is MSRRWQQVRHQLRRNRPAQFSLFVLFIFVAAALCAGLSPYDPDRMALGARTLPPDAAHWFGTDEYGRDYFTRALYGGQISLMVGFLAMLFSTLIGTVVGTVSGYFGGWLDNLMMRAVDILMAIPAFFLLLVVNAYLKPGVDNIILIISLLTWMNMSRLVRAETLSVKEREYVLYARASGEHPLRIIVRHIIPGVLPTIIVAATLNIASAILMESTLSFLGLGVQAPAASWGSMLNNAQSYIGEASWLAMFPGILILLTVFSFNVLGDVFRTAFEPGANRDE
- a CDS encoding ABC transporter ATP-binding protein; translation: MNNLLALENLQTTFRTREGEVHAVRGVSFQVQPGELVGIVGESGCGKSVTCKSIIQLLGSNGRITGGSIRFQNEDLAQKTPAQMRAIRGNEIAMIFQDPMTALNPVLTIGKQMAEILMRNKGLSKKAAKAAAIAMLEQVGIAGAERRYDQYPHEFSGGMRQRVMIAIALSCNPKLLIADEPTTALDVTIQAQILRLLKSLQQQTRTAILLITHDLGVVAQVCSRVVVMYGGLVMEEGSVEDIFYRPAHPYTQGLLASLPRPDEVNQRLSPIEGSPPGLLNPPPGCPFAERCPKRMPQCERQPAFYTAGEGHRAACWLWADKEIQA